CAGGATAAACTTTTCTCGACGGTCTTTAATGATACCAAATTGAGTTTTTTCGAGAGCGTAAATCTTCCAAAATCCATTTTCTTTAATAAAATGAACTTTGATTGGTATTTTTGCACCGGATTGAGTTATAATATCTCCTTCTATCCAACTTTGATGATTGTGACAAGAACGCGATAACCAAAAAGCCCGCTTGTAATTCATTAAAAAGTTGGCTTGCAAAAAATCAACCAAATCTGCTTGAGAGGTGTGATCTTGAAATTCCAGAGCAGTACTTTGGTATGCTTCCTTAATTTTGCCAAGAGCAATCAAGTAGAAAAAGGTATTGGCTACTTTCGGCAGTTGTCTAGTAGCTAAACAAACAACCCCGATAATCAGACCAGTCAGCAGTATAGGAAGTCCGACAATCAGGGCAATACTAATTCCTATATACAACAATATTTGAGACATATACAGTAAACTTTCCTACACATACTGAAGCTAATCTAAAAAGACTTACGGTTACATCAGAACTTCTTCGGAAATTTTATCTTTTCACTTCACAATTCGTAAATTCGTAATTGCGAGTAAACCGCAAACTCTTAAGAAACATGGGGAGTGGGGAATAGGGAGTAGGGAGTAGGGGAAACATTCGTCGCGGATGGTGCGCCGCCCGTGGGGCTGCTCCTAACGATGTAGGGGCGCAAAGCCTTGCCCTCTACTAACCCCTAAAATCAATCATCGTTTGCCAATAAGCGTTTGGCATACCGATATCAAAAGTTTTACCTTTCACGACATAACCTGTCATCCCCTCATCCTGACGCAATTGCTCAAGACAAGATGTCAATTGAAATTCACCCCGTTCCCGAAAATTTCTCTGGATGTGTTCTTCTAGAAAGTCAAATATTTTCGGCGTCAGTACATATAGCCCAAATATACAAAGAAAGCGGTCTTCTGCTATTCCTTCCACGCGCAGGTTCTGGCGTGCGTATTCTACAGATGGCTTTTCGTAAACTTGGGTAAGTGTCAAAATCTCATTCCAGGAGCGCCAAACTCCTGTAACACAACCAGCTTTATGGATTATTGTCTCTGGCATTTCTATTAATCCGACAACATTTTGATTGACTTGTTCGTAAACATCTAAAACTTGACGCGCACAGGATTTTTCTAGATCTGATGAGTAAATGTGGTCTCCCAGCATGAGTAAGAATGTTTCATCTTTTACCCATTCTTTGGCGCAGTATACTGCATGACCGTAGCCTTCTTGCTCCTCTTGGGTCAAAATTGTAATTTTCTTACCTAATTCTTGAAGATAACTGCAATATTCTTGACTTTCTGGAGAAAGTTTATTAAAAAGCTCTAGTTTCGGTGGATTTTGAAAAAAATCTGCAAAAATGTCGCGATCGCTTGGTTGCACCACAATCCCAATTTCTTCAATTCCACCTGCGATCGCTTCTTCAACAATGGCTAGAATCACAGGTTTTGCCACACCATCGCGATCGACGATTGGGAAAAGTTCTTTTTTGACAACTTTAGTGGATGGAAATAGGCGAGTGCCAAAACCTGCAGCTGGAATCACAGCTTTTCTGACTTTACTTCTTTGCATAAAAAGTTAGGGTTTCATCACAAAAAGAGGTATCAGATCCCCGACTTCTCTAAGAAGTCAGGGATCTTGTATGCAGCCATGCTCAGTCAGTATGTTCACCGAACAGACAAAGATATCCGGTAACCAAAATTTGCATTAAATTTATACTACGATTTAACTGCCATCTAGTAATTTTCTATTAAAAATTAAAAATTAAAAGCTAATTTTGCATTTAAAATTATACAAGCACTATATTAACGTCAATCTGCCAAACTACAAACCATGAAAAATTCTATCAAAAACATAGTGGGAAGGTGAGAACCCCCGTGATTTATCCGGGGGATGAAACCCGACACAACAGGATTTATCCTGTTGTATCCGTTCTAAACCGTGGTATAATATTCTGACTACTGGCATAGGTGAAAAACCCATAACAAAAAATGTGTTGGTAGACTGAACCATGACAATCGAAGATATGGGGTTGTGTTGAAAAGTCTTTTTTAAAGAGCCATCAACACGTAAAATCTTTGCGGTTGGAAGAGATCAAAGTATCTGTACAGCTCTTTGGGGTCAAGGCAGATAGGACTGTTTGAGCCAGTCAAAGCCCGTAAGGGCAGGACAACGTCACTACGTGGGACTTGTCCCGCTTCGTGACAACGTTCAGAATCCACGTTTTTTAAAGCGTGGAGAGTTCAACCGTATAGTTGGCTAAACTAATGACTCTAAAGTTAGGGTCAGTTGACAAACTGTCACTCACTAGATTCCCCGTATCATTCTAGAGGCGATATTCTTTATTAGTGCAAGGAGTGATACCACTTCACCATATGTTTGCCACAAGTTATAATCACAAAACTCCTAGATCTAGGATATGTTGTGAGTCTCAAATGTTGCATCAAACAAGTGGATTGGTATAAAGTTATACATAAAGAGTGCTTGGATGAGCAAAACCAAGCGCTTTTTTGTGTATAAATTGAACAAAATTTTATCTAAGTATAAGCATAAATTGCAACAACTACCTCTTTATATTATCTGGATTTAATTGCAAAAAAAGAAAAAGATCGAAGGTAACAAATATTACAAAAAAAAAGGGGCGGGCAAGATGCCCGCCTAAAACGGGCGTCTCGCCCGTTCCACCAATTATTTAATGTGTTGCAGTCAACTGAGAAGCGCTTATTGCCAATGCAACTCTATTTACAGACGAAATTATCGAAGCATTTGCATAAGCCACGTTATCAACCAACCACAAAGTTTACCAACTTTCCTGGTACTACAATCACCTTTTTAATTTCTTTGCCCTCAAGGTGACGCTGGACAATTTCTGATTCACGGGCATACTTTTCCAATTCGGCTTTATCCGCTTGGGCGGGAACTTGTAGATCTGCACGCTTTTTGCCGTTAACTTGAATCACTAACGTGATTTCATCAGCAACCAAAGCAGATTCTTCATACTTAGGCCAAGCTTCCGTATGGATCGATTCCACATTACCTAATTGATGCCACAATTCCTCAGAAATGTGAGGTGCAAAAGGTGCTAACAACACAATTAAAGTTTGAATACCCTCTGCATAAATTGGTGAATTTTTACAACTTGCTTCAGTCAAAGCATTGCTTAATTTCATCAATTCAGATATTGCAGTGTTGAACTGATACTCACCTTCAACATCTTCTGTCACTTCTTTGATAGCCGTATGGATTGCCCGCCGCAAATCCTTTTCAGGTTTAGTCAGTTGAGTTTGATTACCTCCAACCGCCCTTGGTTGATTCGCATACTCGCTAACCAATCGCCAAACCCGGTTCAAGAAGCGGAACTGACCTTCCACGTCAGTTTCTTCCCACTCCAAATCTTTTTCTGGTGGTGCTTTAAACAAAATGAACATCCGGGCAGTATCTATACCGTATTTGTCAATCACATCTTCCGGTGCAACACCATTGCCCTTAGATTTTGACATGGTAGCGTAAAGACGTTGCAGTGGCTCGCCAGTTTGCGGATCGCGAGGATCGTTTGGATTAACAAGATGAGAAGGAACCCACTTATCTTTTCCAGATTTATTGGGATTCATATAAGTTAACCCCTGTACCATGCCTTGAGTCAACAAGCGTTGGAAGGGTTCATCAAAGTTCAACAAGCCCCTATCGCGCAGAACTTTTGTAAAGAAGCGCGAATACAATAAATGCAAAATCGCGTGTTCAATTCCACCAACATATTGATCCACTGGCATCCAATCATTCACTTCCCTTGAATCAAAGACTTGCTTTTCATTCTTAGCATCAGGGAAGCGCAAGAAATACCACGAGGAATCAATAAAGGTATCCATCGTGTCTGTTTCTCGCAATGCTGGTGTTCCACAAGTTGGACAAGGTACGTTAACCCAGTTTTCTAACTTAGCCAAAGGAGAAGGTCCGCGCCCGCTAAATTCTACATTATCTGGCAACAAGACGGGTAAATCTTCCTCTGGGACGGGTACAATGCCACAATTGGGACAACGAATCACAGGAATGGGTGCGCCCCAGTACCTTTGGCGTGAAATTAACCAGTCTCGCAAGCGGTATTGGACTCTTGCTTTGCCAAAACCTTGCTTTTCGGCATATTCCACCATCGCTTGTTTTGCGTCTGTGGATGGTATGCCATTAAATTGACCGGAATTAATCACAACGCCCGGTTCTGTATATGCTGCTTGTAACTCTTCTTGTGAGGTGGTTTTGTCCGCCTCTTCTGCAGGCACAATAACAACTTTAATGGGTAATTTTTTTTCTTTAGCAAACTTAAAATCCCGTGCATCATGTGCCGGAACACCCATCACCGCACCCGTACCGTATTCATACAGCACGTAGTCAGCAATCAAAATCGGAATTTCTTCTCCGGTGAATGGATTAATTGCTTTGCCACCTGTGGGAATACCGCGCTTGGGTTTATCCTCCGCAGTTCGTTCCAATTCGCTTTGATTGGAAACTTCTTTCACAAAGGCTTCCACGGCTGCTTGATTTTCTGGCGTGGTGACGCGCTGTGTCAAAGGATGTTCTGGCGCTAACACTACATAGCTGACACCATAAACTGTATCTGGGCGAGTGGTGTACACGCCAATTTTTTCTTCCAATCCAACAATAGGGAATTCCAAGTACGCCCCTGTCGATTTACCTATCCAGTTTGCCTGCATCAACTTAACACGTTCGGGCCAACCGGGTAATTTGTCGAGGTCGTTCAACAATTCTTCGGCGTAGTCAGTAATCTTGAAGAACCACTGTCGCAAAAGTTTACGCTCAACTTTTGCCCCACTGCGCCAAGAATTTCCTTCGCTATCAACTTGTTCGTTAGCAACGACAGTTTGGTCAACGGGGTCCCAGTTAACGGCTGCTTCTTTTTGGTAAGCCAAACCTGCTTTAAAAAATTGCAAGAAAATCCACTGCGTCCATTTGTAATAGTCTGGCGAACACGTGGCCACTTCACAATCCCAATCGATGGAGAAGCCCAAGCGCTTTAATTGCTGCCGCATTTGGGCAATATTTTCATTCGTCCACTTCGCTGGTGGTACACCCCGGTCGATCGCAGCGTTTTCTGCAGGCAAACCAAAGGCATCCCAACCCATAGGATGTAAGACCCGATACCCTTGCATCCGTTTGAGGCGTGCGATCGCATCGGTAATTGTATAATTACGGACGTGACCCATGTGCAGGCTGCCTGAAGGATAGGGGAACATGGACAGGGCATAGTATTTTGGCTTGTTTTTCTCTGTTGGCTTTTTATCCAAGCCTTGTTCTGTCCATGTTGTTTGCCATTTTTCCTCAATTTCTGCTGGGTTGTATCGGGACTCCACCGAAAATACTCCTACTACAATTTGTAATCCTTGTCTTCTTCCATATTTTAAACGGTAGTCTAAAGATTCGATTGATTATATGGTTTATTTTGATTTTTAACCGCAGATGTACGCAGACAAACGCGGATATTTCTTTATACATTCAGCGTGCATCCGCGTTCATCTGCGGTTGCAATTTTTTATTGTGGATTGAGACATGGTCAGCAATTGTTCCGGTTTGTTAAAAGTTTTTGTTTACGGTACTCTCAAACCTGGTGAAGAAAATTATGACAGATATTGTATTGGGAAAGTCGTAGATGCTATTGGTGCGATCGCAGTGGGGAAATTGTTCGCTCTACCCATGGGATATCCAGCGATGGCATTGGGCGATCATTCTGTGCGCGGTTATTTGCTCTCGTTTGCTGACTCTCAGGTTTTAATAGATTTAGACGAGTTGGAAGATTACCACCCTGCAAGAGACGAGTCAGAAAACCTTTACAATCGACAACAAATTGAAGTCCACGATTTACAGGGACATTCTCTTGGTTGGGCTTGGGTCTACGTAATGAAAGAAGAACTTGCCACCCAACTTGGAGGCATCTTTCTCCCTGATGGTTGGTGGAGTCACTCTAAATAGCGTTTGCTAATTGTTTGTTGCCATTAGCCATTAGCTAACATCAGTTAATATCATCCAATTCCAGAAGAAGGTCTGGTGGTTGCACTTCGTCGTGAACCGATTTTTCAGGAGCAACTTCTGCTGTTTTCGGTATGGGAATCACCGGGTTGTTTATAGCAACCATCAGCGGTGAAGCGACAGCAGTTGGTGTTTCTTGAGTTCTTTCTATTCGCTGTTGTGCGAATTGCGACATTCTCGATTCACCAAGCAAGCCAGACATTGCTCCGATCGCACACGCAGCAACAGCAGCACCACCCAGCCAGACTAGCCGAGAACGCCGTTGTACGCGTGCCAATACTTGTTCGGCTGTTTTTTGTGATGACTGTTGCAGCAGTTCTGGCACTGGAAGAGTCCGTACTCCTTGCCTCAGTTTCAACAGTCGCGCATATAAGTACTGCACTGTCTGGTCAGTAGCCAGCCATTCTTCAACTTGCTTACGTTCGGCAGCTGTCACCTCACCATCAAGGTAAGCACTTAATAACTCGAAGCGATCGCGCTTCACCATATCTATAGCACCCGTTAATTCATTGGTATACCTGCCATCCCTAGATTGCAAATCTTTTTGAGGATTTGCCGAGTGGGAGCGGTCATTAAATTGAGAATCAGTAGTCATTTTAACACTAATTACCAATTCCTACACGGGTAAACAAAGCGGACAATTTGGGAAAATTATTCAACTCTTCCCTAATGACAGAAGCTCTCTGGATTTTTTTGACAATTCGTAACAAATTTTTATATTTGTCATTTTCCAAAAGATAGACTGTGCAAAGGTTATGCATCTAGATAATTTTGCAACTGAGATTGCAATCTCGCTCTTGCGCGGGCAATTCTGGACTTGACTGTTCCCAAAGACACCCCAGTGATTTCGGCAATTTCTTCGTATGCCAATCCCTCGATTTCTCTAAGAACAATCGTTGTACGGAACACCTCTGGCAAATCGGCGATTGCTTCACGCAGTTGTTCGTAAAATTCTCTAGTAGTCAGTTCTTCTTCTGGTCCGGGAGTATCTCCTGCAATTTCCCAATCCATCTCGCCATCGTCTACCGCTCGGGGAGCGTCCAGCGACAGGGGACTGACAACCCGCTTGCGTTTCCGCAACTCATCGTAAAACAAGTTGGTAGCAATGCGGCTCAACCAGCCCCTGAATTTGGAGGGTTCTTGTAATCGGTTAATATTCCGATACACGCGAATCCAAACCTCTTGAGCCAAATCAGCCCTATCAGACCAATCAGGAGCCAGATGGTATAACACCCGGTCAACTTGAGATTGATAGCGCCGCAGTAATTCTGCAAACGCAGCACGATCGGGACGTAGTCCAGCTTGACAGCGCAGAATTAGATCGTGATTTGAGAGTTTGTCAACTTGCAATGACGCTTCAGGAAGCCTTGCATCAACTGTTGACCAGGATGATAAAGTAATTGATTGACTCATAGATCGCACTGGCTTTAAATCTTCCCTTTCTATTAGACCCTCTAATTGGTAAGATGTTCCCCGAGTAAGTGACGGATTTATGACTGTAACAATGACCAGTGACCAGTGACCAGTGACCAGTGACCAGTGACCAGTGACCAGTGACCTACTCCCTACTCCCTACTCCCTATTCCTTGATTCCCAGGGTAGCCTCATGACAATGTTTGGTGTTGACCCTGTTCGTTGTTGGTAGTTAGTCTCTGAACTGCTTCTGTCAGGTATATGAACTTGCAAAAACAAATTTAAAGAAAAGGTAATTGTAACTGCTAAGAATAATTTTTCCAACATAGCTTTTCTCCCGCCCACTCCTAATAATGATTGATGGCTGCATTTTGAAAGAGTTCCAGGGAGCAAAAGTTCTCTCAACAACGTTTTTCAAATATAAGCAGTGGCACAATCTTCTCTATAGCCCTAGTTTGCCCAGGACTTTTGAGAAATTCATGAGGGAACTGATAATTGTTTATAAACTTTTGGTAATCATAGTATGAACGTATAAAAAATTTGCCAGTATTTCTGTGTAATTTACTAATGAAGAGATTTAATAGTTCAAGCTAGACTGGGTTTAGTGCATAGCTGAGTAAAAGAGTTGAATGTGGTGGAGAAGGTAAACAATGGCAATGGCAAAAAATGACTCTTTAACGCGTATAGTGATGCTGCTTTGTTTTGGGACGGCATTTCTATCTCTCATTGTCCATTGGCGCATCACGACTTCTACAACCGCTCAACCCAATCTAGCAAAGACATCCAAAACAGCGTTGAGAACAGAGAGTCAAGGACAAAAGCCAGATGCCCAAAATCGCATAACTTTGCTGTCAGCATTCGCACCCACAAAACAAACGACGAATGCTGCATCTCGAAATAGACAACTCGTCGTTGATTTAAGCGATCGCCGTGTATATGTATATAATAAGGATACAGTGATAGCGAGTTACCCAATTGGTGTTGGTAAGAGAGGTTGGGAAACGCCCACAGGTTCATTTCAAATCTTACACAAGCAACGCGATCCTATTTGGCAACACCCCATCACAGGTAAAATTTTTTCGTCTGGTACTGATAGCCCTTTAGGAGACCGATGGATCGGTTTTTGGACAGATGGGCGAAATCAAATTGGCTTTCACGGAACCCCAGATGATGAAGTGATAGGCAGTGCCATCTCCCATGGCTGCTTGCGTATGCGTAATCCTGATGTTCGCTTGCTCTACAAACAGGTCAGCTTAGGAACACCAGTAGAAGTACGCCAGTAAGGTCAGTGACCAGTGACCAGTGACCAGTGACCAGTGACCAGTGACCAGTGACCAGTGACCAATTCATTTTTGCTCAAATTGGGGTGCGTAAGATTCGAGTAGAGCACTCACTTGTCGCAGAACTTCATTGCTTGTGTTTCTAGTTCCTACTGGTGTGTTACCAACGGTAGGTCTATCGAGACTGCGAGCAATTGCTTCGTTGACTTGTTCAGCAATTAATTCCTGAAGTTGTGCTCTAGCTCGTTGGCGCTGGTAGCTAGCACCTTCTTCTGTAGTCGCGTACAAGGGTGGTAGGCGGTTGAGGGCGTAAGCAGCAATATCCCCAACATCCAGAGAACTTTCGCTAGTCGCTTCAATTTCTGCAACGCGGGCTATTGCCTCGGTGAGTACCAACTCTTCCATCACGTTGATAAACTGTTTGCGCGGTACCGCCATCACTTCTCCAGTTAAAAGCGACCCCATCAGCCGATCCAACGCCATGTACTCTTCTATTGATAGTTCGCTAGCGTTATCACAAATTCGCCCGACTTCTGCTTCCATTGCTGGTGTAAGATAACCATCCTGGAGAGCTTGTTCCACAATT
This genomic interval from Scytonema hofmannii PCC 7110 contains the following:
- a CDS encoding UTP--glucose-1-phosphate uridylyltransferase — encoded protein: MQRSKVRKAVIPAAGFGTRLFPSTKVVKKELFPIVDRDGVAKPVILAIVEEAIAGGIEEIGIVVQPSDRDIFADFFQNPPKLELFNKLSPESQEYCSYLQELGKKITILTQEEQEGYGHAVYCAKEWVKDETFLLMLGDHIYSSDLEKSCARQVLDVYEQVNQNVVGLIEMPETIIHKAGCVTGVWRSWNEILTLTQVYEKPSVEYARQNLRVEGIAEDRFLCIFGLYVLTPKIFDFLEEHIQRNFRERGEFQLTSCLEQLRQDEGMTGYVVKGKTFDIGMPNAYWQTMIDFRG
- the leuS gene encoding leucine--tRNA ligase, translated to MESRYNPAEIEEKWQTTWTEQGLDKKPTEKNKPKYYALSMFPYPSGSLHMGHVRNYTITDAIARLKRMQGYRVLHPMGWDAFGLPAENAAIDRGVPPAKWTNENIAQMRQQLKRLGFSIDWDCEVATCSPDYYKWTQWIFLQFFKAGLAYQKEAAVNWDPVDQTVVANEQVDSEGNSWRSGAKVERKLLRQWFFKITDYAEELLNDLDKLPGWPERVKLMQANWIGKSTGAYLEFPIVGLEEKIGVYTTRPDTVYGVSYVVLAPEHPLTQRVTTPENQAAVEAFVKEVSNQSELERTAEDKPKRGIPTGGKAINPFTGEEIPILIADYVLYEYGTGAVMGVPAHDARDFKFAKEKKLPIKVVIVPAEEADKTTSQEELQAAYTEPGVVINSGQFNGIPSTDAKQAMVEYAEKQGFGKARVQYRLRDWLISRQRYWGAPIPVIRCPNCGIVPVPEEDLPVLLPDNVEFSGRGPSPLAKLENWVNVPCPTCGTPALRETDTMDTFIDSSWYFLRFPDAKNEKQVFDSREVNDWMPVDQYVGGIEHAILHLLYSRFFTKVLRDRGLLNFDEPFQRLLTQGMVQGLTYMNPNKSGKDKWVPSHLVNPNDPRDPQTGEPLQRLYATMSKSKGNGVAPEDVIDKYGIDTARMFILFKAPPEKDLEWEETDVEGQFRFLNRVWRLVSEYANQPRAVGGNQTQLTKPEKDLRRAIHTAIKEVTEDVEGEYQFNTAISELMKLSNALTEASCKNSPIYAEGIQTLIVLLAPFAPHISEELWHQLGNVESIHTEAWPKYEESALVADEITLVIQVNGKKRADLQVPAQADKAELEKYARESEIVQRHLEGKEIKKVIVVPGKLVNFVVG
- a CDS encoding late competence development ComFB family protein, with product MSIEKIVEQALQDGYLTPAMEAEVGRICDNASELSIEEYMALDRLMGSLLTGEVMAVPRKQFINVMEELVLTEAIARVAEIEATSESSLDVGDIAAYALNRLPPLYATTEEGASYQRQRARAQLQELIAEQVNEAIARSLDRPTVGNTPVGTRNTSNEVLRQVSALLESYAPQFEQK
- a CDS encoding anti-sigma factor family protein, whose amino-acid sequence is MTTDSQFNDRSHSANPQKDLQSRDGRYTNELTGAIDMVKRDRFELLSAYLDGEVTAAERKQVEEWLATDQTVQYLYARLLKLRQGVRTLPVPELLQQSSQKTAEQVLARVQRRSRLVWLGGAAVAACAIGAMSGLLGESRMSQFAQQRIERTQETPTAVASPLMVAINNPVIPIPKTAEVAPEKSVHDEVQPPDLLLELDDIN
- a CDS encoding sigma-70 family RNA polymerase sigma factor, producing the protein MSQSITLSSWSTVDARLPEASLQVDKLSNHDLILRCQAGLRPDRAAFAELLRRYQSQVDRVLYHLAPDWSDRADLAQEVWIRVYRNINRLQEPSKFRGWLSRIATNLFYDELRKRKRVVSPLSLDAPRAVDDGEMDWEIAGDTPGPEEELTTREFYEQLREAIADLPEVFRTTIVLREIEGLAYEEIAEITGVSLGTVKSRIARARARLQSQLQNYLDA
- a CDS encoding gamma-glutamylcyclotransferase family protein, whose translation is MVSNCSGLLKVFVYGTLKPGEENYDRYCIGKVVDAIGAIAVGKLFALPMGYPAMALGDHSVRGYLLSFADSQVLIDLDELEDYHPARDESENLYNRQQIEVHDLQGHSLGWAWVYVMKEELATQLGGIFLPDGWWSHSK
- a CDS encoding L,D-transpeptidase: MAMAKNDSLTRIVMLLCFGTAFLSLIVHWRITTSTTAQPNLAKTSKTALRTESQGQKPDAQNRITLLSAFAPTKQTTNAASRNRQLVVDLSDRRVYVYNKDTVIASYPIGVGKRGWETPTGSFQILHKQRDPIWQHPITGKIFSSGTDSPLGDRWIGFWTDGRNQIGFHGTPDDEVIGSAISHGCLRMRNPDVRLLYKQVSLGTPVEVRQ